From a single Miscanthus floridulus cultivar M001 chromosome 8, ASM1932011v1, whole genome shotgun sequence genomic region:
- the LOC136475788 gene encoding auxin response factor 6-like has protein sequence MKLSPSASGGLQDQPASPEEAEEHKCLNSELWHACAGPLVSLPAVGSRVVYFPQGHGEQVAASTNKEMEAQIPNYPSLPPQLICQLHNVTMHADAETDEVYAQMTLQPLSPQELKDPFLPAELGTASKQPTNYFCKTLTASDTSTHGGFSVPRRAAEKVFPPLDFNQQPPAQELIAKDLHGNDWKFRHIFRGQPKRHLLTTGWSVFVSAKRLVAGDSVLFIWNDNNQLLLGIRRANRPQTVMPSSVLSSDSMHIGLLAAAAHAASTNSRFTIFYNPRASPCEFVIPMAKYVKAVYHTRISVGMRFRMLFETEESSVRRYMGTITGISDLDPVRWPNSHWRSVKVGWDESTAGEKQPRVSLWEIEPLTTFPMYPSPFALGLKRPWPTGLPSLYGGRDDGLTSSLLWLRDRANPGFQSLNFSGLGTSPWMQPRLDNSLLGLQSGMYQTIAAAAAALQSTMKQVSPSVMQFQQPQNIVDRSALLSSQILQQVQPQFQQIYPQNLNENKIQGHTQPEYLQQQLQRCQSFNEQKPPLHPQQQQQESQQQQCVQTPQDQQMQQQKHLHNFHSLPDALSAFSQLSSATHSPSSTLQAVPTFSHQQNFPDTNISSLSPSSGSSMHGMLGQLPSEAASSLPCGAINTPVSVSDPWSSKRVAVESVNPSRPHVVSPQMKQLDMASCNMPQSSALAPLPGRECLVDQDGSSDPQNHLLFGVNIDSQSLLMQGGIPSLQNDNSSDTIPYSTSNFLSPSQNGFPSNQPLHSACCLDESGYVPCAENSEQANQQFATFVKVYKSGTVGRLLDITRFSSYDELRSEVGRLFGLEGQLEDPLRSGWQLVFVDREDDVLLVGDDPWQEFVNSVSCIKILSPEEVQRMGKPGIQLLSSAPSRRLSNGCDSYVSMQESRSLSTGMAPVGSVEF, from the exons ATGAAGCTCTCGCCGTCGGCCAGCGGTGGCCTCCAGGACCAGCCGGCGTCGCCGGAAG AAGCTGAAGAGCACAAGTGCCTAAATTCTGAGTTGTGGCATGCATGTGCCGGCCCTCTTGTTTCATTGCCTGCGGTGGGTAGTCGAGTGGTGTATTTTCCTCAAGGCCACGGTGAGCAG GTAGCAGCATCGACAAATAAGGAAATGGAGGCTCAGATCCCCAACTATCCTAGCCTGCCTCCGCAGCTTATATGCCAACTTCATAATGTGACCATGCAT GCTGATGCTGAGACAGATGAGGTGTATGCACAGATGACACTGCAGCCACTCAGCCCA CAAGAGCTCAAGGACCCATTTTTGCCTGCTGAGTTAGGCACTGCCAGCAAGCAGCCAACAAATTATTTTTGTAAAACACTAACTGCAAGTGATACAAGTACACATGGTGGATTCTCTGTTCCACGCCGAGCAGCAGAGAAGGTGTTTCCTCCACTG GATTTCAATCAGCAGCCTCCTGCACAGGAGTTGATTGCAAAAGATCTTCATGGCAACGATTGGAAATTTCGCCATATTTTTCGGG GTCAGCCAAAGCGGCATCTTCTGACAACAGGTTGGAGTGTCTTTGTTAGTGCAAAGAGACTGGTTGCTGGCGACTCTGTCCTTTTTATCTG GAATGACAACAACCAGCTGCTTCTGGGAATTCGCCGGGCAAACAGACCACAAACTGTCATGCCATCATCAGTACTTTCTAGTGATAGCATGCATATTGGTCTGCTTGCTGCAGCAGCTCATGCTGCATCAACAAATAGCCGGTTTACTATTTTCTATAATCCAAG AGCAAGCCCTTGTGAATTCGTCATACCCATGGCTAAGTATGTGAAAGCTGTGTACCATACCCGTATATCTGTGGGTATGCGTTTCCGGATGCTTTTTGAGACAGAGGAATCTAGTGTAAGGCG TTACATGGGGACAATTACAGGAATAAGTGATCTTGATCCTGTTCGCTGGCCGAACTCGCACTGGCGCTCGGTAAAG GTTGGATGGGACGAGTCAACTGCTGGAGAGAAGCAGCCAAGGGTATCTCTTTGGGAGATTGAACCGTTGACAACTTTTCCAATGTATCCATCTCCTTTTGCTCTTGGATTAAAGCGCCCATGGCCTACAGGCCTGCCTTCTTTATATG GTGGAAGGGATGATGGCTTGACCTCTTCTCTTCTGTGGCTTCGAGACAGGGCAAACCCGGGTTTCCAGTCACTGAATTTCAGCGGGCTTGGTACAAGTCCCTGGATGCAGCCTAGGCTGGATAATTCCCTACTTGGTCTCCAATCTGGCATGTACCAgaccatagcagcagcagcagcagcattacAAAGCACTATGAAGCAAGTTTCGCCTTCAGTAATGCAGTTCCAACAGCCTCAGAATATTGTTGATAGATCTGCTCTTCTATCAAGTCAGATTCTGCAGCAAGTACAACCTCAGTTTCAGCAAATTTACCCCCAAAATCTCAATGAAAACAAAATTCAAGGCCATACACAACCTGAGTACCTCCAACAACAGCTTCAACGCTGCCAATCATTTAATGAGCAGAAGCCTCCGCTTCATccacagcaacagcagcaggaATCACAGCAGCAGCAATGTGTGCAAACACCACAGGATCAACAAATGCAACAACAGAAGCATCTGCACAACTTTCACTCCTTGCCAGATGCATTATCGGCTTTTTCTCAACTTTCCTCAGCCACTCACTCCCCATCTTCCACATTGCAGGCAGTTCCAACATTCTCGCATCAACAAAACTTTCCAGATACAAACATTAGCTCTCTCTCACCATCTAGTGGCTCTTCCATGCATGGCATGTTGGGGCAATTACCTTCTGAAGCAGCTTCGAGCCTCCCATGTGGTGCAATAAACACCCCTGTATCGGTGTCTGACCCATGGTCATCTAAGAGAGTTGCAGTGGAGTCTGTTAACCCTTCTCGTCCTCATGTTGTTTCACCACAGATGAAACAATTGGATATGGCATCATGTAACATGCCACAAAGCTCTGCATTAGCACCATTACCTGGACGAGAATGCTTAGTGGATCAAGATGGGAGCTCTGATCCTCAAAATCACCTCTTATTTGGTGTTAACATAGACTCCCAGTCACTTTTGATGCAAGGTGGCATTCCAAGCCTTCAGAATGATAACAGTTCAGACACGATTCCTTACTCAACCTCCAATTTCCTGAGCCCTTCTCAGAATGGTTTCCCCTCTAATCAACCACTACATAGTGCGTGCTGCTTAGATGAGTCAGGTTATGTTCCATGTGCAGAGAATTCTGAACAAGCAAATCAACAGTTTGCAACCTTTGTGAAG GTTTACAAGTCTGGAACCGTTGGAAGGTTGCTGGATATCACTAGATTCAGTAGTTATGATGAACTTCGTAGTGAGGTGGGGCGTCTATTTGGCCTTGAGGGCCAGTTGGAAGACCCTTTGAGATCAGGCTGGCAGCTTGTATTTGTTGACAGAGAGGACGATGTCCTTCTAGTTGGCGATGACCCATGGCA GGAATTTGTGAACAGTGTGTCCTGTATAAAGATACTTTCACCGGAGGAGGTTCAGCGGATGGGCAAGCCAGGCATTCAGCTCTTGAGCTCGGCTCCTTCAAGAAGGCTGAGCAATGGCTGCGACAGCTATGTGAGCATGCAGGAATCGAGAAGCCTGAGCACTGGGATGGCGCCAGTGGGTTCGGTCGAGTTCTGA
- the LOC136475789 gene encoding cold-responsive protein kinase 1-like isoform X1 — translation MRCFSIFCKKRRTTRQPSSHHNEDVPGGTNITKYTYKELVRATDNFNHSNKIGEGGFGSVYKGQLRNGTIIAVKVLSMESRQGVREFLNELMAISGISHDNLVKLYGYCVEGDQRILVYNHLENNSLAQTLLGSRHSNIQFNWETRVNICLGIARGLEYLHHGVSPHIVHRDIKASNILLDRDLTPKISDFGLAKLLPPNATHVSTRVAGTLFAYSILIGRGYLAPEYAIRGQVTRKSDVYSFGVLLLEIVSGRSNSDTRLAYEDQILLEKFPEITNGVLLLQTWMYYEQGILEKIIDRSLGSDLDVAQACRFLKVGLLCTQDVTRYRPDMSKVIALLTGETDVESERISKPAIISDFMDLKIRSMRKANDVATSSTFPSSLMAHSSPMLSNETTQASMTSTGISDRE, via the exons ATGAGGTGCTTTTCTATATTTTGCAAGAAAAGAAGGACAACGCGGCAACCAAGTTCCCACCATAATGAAG ACGTACCTGGTGGTACAAATATAACAAAATACACTTATAAGGAGCTAGTCAGGGCAACAGATAACTTTAACCATTCGAACAAGATTGGTGAGGGTGGTTTTGGTTCCGTTTACAAG GGACAGCTCAGGAATGGAACAATTATTGCTGTCAAGGTCCTTTCGATGGAGTCAAGACAAGGAGTAAGGGAGTTTCTGAATGAGCTCATGGCAATTTCCGGCATCTCACATGATAATCTTGTGAAACTTTATGGGTATTGTGTGGAAGGAGACCAAAGAATCCTTGTTTACAACCATCTTGAAAATAATAGCCTTGCACAGACACTTCTAG GCTCACGCCACAGCAATATCCAGTTCAATTGGGAAACTCGAGTAAATATTTGTCTTGGCATTGCACGGGGATTAGAATACCTCCATCATGGTGTCAGTCCCCACATTGTTCATCGAGACATTAAAGCAAGCAATATACTTCTTGATAGGGATCTTACCCCAAAAATCTCTGATTTTGGTCTAGCAAAGCTTCTTCCACCAAACGCGACACATGTTAGCACAAGAGTTGCAGGAACACT CTTTGCTTACTCCATTTTAATTGGCAGAGGCTATTTGGCTCCTGAATATGCTATTCGAGGACAAGTGACACGCAAATCAGATGTTTACAGTTTTGGCGTTCTCCTTCTAGAAATTGTTAGTGGGAGATCAAACAGCGATACAAGATTAGCATATGAAGATCAGATACTCCTTGAAAAG TTCCCAGAGATCACCAATGGGGTTCTCCTCTTGCAGACATGGATGTATTATGAGCAGGGGATTTTGGAGAAAATCATAGACAGATCTTTGGGCAGCGACTTGGATGTTGCACAAGCTTGCAGATTCCTGAAAGTCGGGCTGTTGTGTACACAAGACGTCACGAGATACCGGCCTGACATGTCAAAGGTCATCGCCTTGCTTACAGGCGAAACGGATGTCGAGTCAGAGAGGATCAGCAAGCCCGCTATAATCAGTGACTTCATGGATCTCAAGATCAGGAGCATGAGGAAAGCGAATGACGTAGCTACGTCCTCAACATTCCCGTCCTCTCTCATGGCACATTCTTCGCCTATGCTGTCGAATGAGACGACACAAGCCTCCATGACATCCACTGGGATATCGGATCGTGAGTGA
- the LOC136475789 gene encoding cold-responsive protein kinase 1-like isoform X2 → MRCFSIFCKKRRTTRQPSSHHNEDVPGGTNITKYTYKELVRATDNFNHSNKIGEGGFGSVYKGQLRNGTIIAVKVLSMESRQGVREFLNELMAISGISHDNLVKLYGYCVEGDQRILVYNHLENNSLAQTLLGSRHSNIQFNWETRVNICLGIARGLEYLHHGVSPHIVHRDIKASNILLDRDLTPKISDFGLAKLLPPNATHVSTRVAGTLGYLAPEYAIRGQVTRKSDVYSFGVLLLEIVSGRSNSDTRLAYEDQILLEKFPEITNGVLLLQTWMYYEQGILEKIIDRSLGSDLDVAQACRFLKVGLLCTQDVTRYRPDMSKVIALLTGETDVESERISKPAIISDFMDLKIRSMRKANDVATSSTFPSSLMAHSSPMLSNETTQASMTSTGISDRE, encoded by the exons ATGAGGTGCTTTTCTATATTTTGCAAGAAAAGAAGGACAACGCGGCAACCAAGTTCCCACCATAATGAAG ACGTACCTGGTGGTACAAATATAACAAAATACACTTATAAGGAGCTAGTCAGGGCAACAGATAACTTTAACCATTCGAACAAGATTGGTGAGGGTGGTTTTGGTTCCGTTTACAAG GGACAGCTCAGGAATGGAACAATTATTGCTGTCAAGGTCCTTTCGATGGAGTCAAGACAAGGAGTAAGGGAGTTTCTGAATGAGCTCATGGCAATTTCCGGCATCTCACATGATAATCTTGTGAAACTTTATGGGTATTGTGTGGAAGGAGACCAAAGAATCCTTGTTTACAACCATCTTGAAAATAATAGCCTTGCACAGACACTTCTAG GCTCACGCCACAGCAATATCCAGTTCAATTGGGAAACTCGAGTAAATATTTGTCTTGGCATTGCACGGGGATTAGAATACCTCCATCATGGTGTCAGTCCCCACATTGTTCATCGAGACATTAAAGCAAGCAATATACTTCTTGATAGGGATCTTACCCCAAAAATCTCTGATTTTGGTCTAGCAAAGCTTCTTCCACCAAACGCGACACATGTTAGCACAAGAGTTGCAGGAACACT AGGCTATTTGGCTCCTGAATATGCTATTCGAGGACAAGTGACACGCAAATCAGATGTTTACAGTTTTGGCGTTCTCCTTCTAGAAATTGTTAGTGGGAGATCAAACAGCGATACAAGATTAGCATATGAAGATCAGATACTCCTTGAAAAG TTCCCAGAGATCACCAATGGGGTTCTCCTCTTGCAGACATGGATGTATTATGAGCAGGGGATTTTGGAGAAAATCATAGACAGATCTTTGGGCAGCGACTTGGATGTTGCACAAGCTTGCAGATTCCTGAAAGTCGGGCTGTTGTGTACACAAGACGTCACGAGATACCGGCCTGACATGTCAAAGGTCATCGCCTTGCTTACAGGCGAAACGGATGTCGAGTCAGAGAGGATCAGCAAGCCCGCTATAATCAGTGACTTCATGGATCTCAAGATCAGGAGCATGAGGAAAGCGAATGACGTAGCTACGTCCTCAACATTCCCGTCCTCTCTCATGGCACATTCTTCGCCTATGCTGTCGAATGAGACGACACAAGCCTCCATGACATCCACTGGGATATCGGATCGTGAGTGA
- the LOC136475789 gene encoding cold-responsive protein kinase 1-like isoform X3 has protein sequence MRCFSIFCKKRRTTRQPSSHHNEDVPGGTNITKYTYKELVRATDNFNHSNKIGEGGFGSVYKGQLRNGTIIAVKVLSMESRQGVREFLNELMAISGISHDNLVKLYGYCVEGDQRILVYNHLENNSLAQTLLGSRHSNIQFNWETRVNICLGIARGLEYLHHGVSPHIVHRDIKASNILLDRDLTPKISDFGLAKLLPPNATHVSTRVAGTLFAYSILIGRGYLAPEYAIRGQVTRKSDVYSFGVLLLEIVSGRSNSDTRLAYEDQILLEKTWMYYEQGILEKIIDRSLGSDLDVAQACRFLKVGLLCTQDVTRYRPDMSKVIALLTGETDVESERISKPAIISDFMDLKIRSMRKANDVATSSTFPSSLMAHSSPMLSNETTQASMTSTGISDRE, from the exons ATGAGGTGCTTTTCTATATTTTGCAAGAAAAGAAGGACAACGCGGCAACCAAGTTCCCACCATAATGAAG ACGTACCTGGTGGTACAAATATAACAAAATACACTTATAAGGAGCTAGTCAGGGCAACAGATAACTTTAACCATTCGAACAAGATTGGTGAGGGTGGTTTTGGTTCCGTTTACAAG GGACAGCTCAGGAATGGAACAATTATTGCTGTCAAGGTCCTTTCGATGGAGTCAAGACAAGGAGTAAGGGAGTTTCTGAATGAGCTCATGGCAATTTCCGGCATCTCACATGATAATCTTGTGAAACTTTATGGGTATTGTGTGGAAGGAGACCAAAGAATCCTTGTTTACAACCATCTTGAAAATAATAGCCTTGCACAGACACTTCTAG GCTCACGCCACAGCAATATCCAGTTCAATTGGGAAACTCGAGTAAATATTTGTCTTGGCATTGCACGGGGATTAGAATACCTCCATCATGGTGTCAGTCCCCACATTGTTCATCGAGACATTAAAGCAAGCAATATACTTCTTGATAGGGATCTTACCCCAAAAATCTCTGATTTTGGTCTAGCAAAGCTTCTTCCACCAAACGCGACACATGTTAGCACAAGAGTTGCAGGAACACT CTTTGCTTACTCCATTTTAATTGGCAGAGGCTATTTGGCTCCTGAATATGCTATTCGAGGACAAGTGACACGCAAATCAGATGTTTACAGTTTTGGCGTTCTCCTTCTAGAAATTGTTAGTGGGAGATCAAACAGCGATACAAGATTAGCATATGAAGATCAGATACTCCTTGAAAAG ACATGGATGTATTATGAGCAGGGGATTTTGGAGAAAATCATAGACAGATCTTTGGGCAGCGACTTGGATGTTGCACAAGCTTGCAGATTCCTGAAAGTCGGGCTGTTGTGTACACAAGACGTCACGAGATACCGGCCTGACATGTCAAAGGTCATCGCCTTGCTTACAGGCGAAACGGATGTCGAGTCAGAGAGGATCAGCAAGCCCGCTATAATCAGTGACTTCATGGATCTCAAGATCAGGAGCATGAGGAAAGCGAATGACGTAGCTACGTCCTCAACATTCCCGTCCTCTCTCATGGCACATTCTTCGCCTATGCTGTCGAATGAGACGACACAAGCCTCCATGACATCCACTGGGATATCGGATCGTGAGTGA
- the LOC136475789 gene encoding cold-responsive protein kinase 1-like isoform X4, with the protein MRCFSIFCKKRRTTRQPSSHHNEDVPGGTNITKYTYKELVRATDNFNHSNKIGEGGFGSVYKGQLRNGTIIAVKVLSMESRQGVREFLNELMAISGISHDNLVKLYGYCVEGDQRILVYNHLENNSLAQTLLGSRHSNIQFNWETRVNICLGIARGLEYLHHGVSPHIVHRDIKASNILLDRDLTPKISDFGLAKLLPPNATHVSTRVAGTLGYLAPEYAIRGQVTRKSDVYSFGVLLLEIVSGRSNSDTRLAYEDQILLEKTWMYYEQGILEKIIDRSLGSDLDVAQACRFLKVGLLCTQDVTRYRPDMSKVIALLTGETDVESERISKPAIISDFMDLKIRSMRKANDVATSSTFPSSLMAHSSPMLSNETTQASMTSTGISDRE; encoded by the exons ATGAGGTGCTTTTCTATATTTTGCAAGAAAAGAAGGACAACGCGGCAACCAAGTTCCCACCATAATGAAG ACGTACCTGGTGGTACAAATATAACAAAATACACTTATAAGGAGCTAGTCAGGGCAACAGATAACTTTAACCATTCGAACAAGATTGGTGAGGGTGGTTTTGGTTCCGTTTACAAG GGACAGCTCAGGAATGGAACAATTATTGCTGTCAAGGTCCTTTCGATGGAGTCAAGACAAGGAGTAAGGGAGTTTCTGAATGAGCTCATGGCAATTTCCGGCATCTCACATGATAATCTTGTGAAACTTTATGGGTATTGTGTGGAAGGAGACCAAAGAATCCTTGTTTACAACCATCTTGAAAATAATAGCCTTGCACAGACACTTCTAG GCTCACGCCACAGCAATATCCAGTTCAATTGGGAAACTCGAGTAAATATTTGTCTTGGCATTGCACGGGGATTAGAATACCTCCATCATGGTGTCAGTCCCCACATTGTTCATCGAGACATTAAAGCAAGCAATATACTTCTTGATAGGGATCTTACCCCAAAAATCTCTGATTTTGGTCTAGCAAAGCTTCTTCCACCAAACGCGACACATGTTAGCACAAGAGTTGCAGGAACACT AGGCTATTTGGCTCCTGAATATGCTATTCGAGGACAAGTGACACGCAAATCAGATGTTTACAGTTTTGGCGTTCTCCTTCTAGAAATTGTTAGTGGGAGATCAAACAGCGATACAAGATTAGCATATGAAGATCAGATACTCCTTGAAAAG ACATGGATGTATTATGAGCAGGGGATTTTGGAGAAAATCATAGACAGATCTTTGGGCAGCGACTTGGATGTTGCACAAGCTTGCAGATTCCTGAAAGTCGGGCTGTTGTGTACACAAGACGTCACGAGATACCGGCCTGACATGTCAAAGGTCATCGCCTTGCTTACAGGCGAAACGGATGTCGAGTCAGAGAGGATCAGCAAGCCCGCTATAATCAGTGACTTCATGGATCTCAAGATCAGGAGCATGAGGAAAGCGAATGACGTAGCTACGTCCTCAACATTCCCGTCCTCTCTCATGGCACATTCTTCGCCTATGCTGTCGAATGAGACGACACAAGCCTCCATGACATCCACTGGGATATCGGATCGTGAGTGA
- the LOC136475789 gene encoding cold-responsive protein kinase 1-like isoform X5 — translation MVQGQLRNGTIIAVKVLSMESRQGVREFLNELMAISGISHDNLVKLYGYCVEGDQRILVYNHLENNSLAQTLLGSRHSNIQFNWETRVNICLGIARGLEYLHHGVSPHIVHRDIKASNILLDRDLTPKISDFGLAKLLPPNATHVSTRVAGTLFAYSILIGRGYLAPEYAIRGQVTRKSDVYSFGVLLLEIVSGRSNSDTRLAYEDQILLEKFPEITNGVLLLQTWMYYEQGILEKIIDRSLGSDLDVAQACRFLKVGLLCTQDVTRYRPDMSKVIALLTGETDVESERISKPAIISDFMDLKIRSMRKANDVATSSTFPSSLMAHSSPMLSNETTQASMTSTGISDRE, via the exons ATGGTTCAGGGACAGCTCAGGAATGGAACAATTATTGCTGTCAAGGTCCTTTCGATGGAGTCAAGACAAGGAGTAAGGGAGTTTCTGAATGAGCTCATGGCAATTTCCGGCATCTCACATGATAATCTTGTGAAACTTTATGGGTATTGTGTGGAAGGAGACCAAAGAATCCTTGTTTACAACCATCTTGAAAATAATAGCCTTGCACAGACACTTCTAG GCTCACGCCACAGCAATATCCAGTTCAATTGGGAAACTCGAGTAAATATTTGTCTTGGCATTGCACGGGGATTAGAATACCTCCATCATGGTGTCAGTCCCCACATTGTTCATCGAGACATTAAAGCAAGCAATATACTTCTTGATAGGGATCTTACCCCAAAAATCTCTGATTTTGGTCTAGCAAAGCTTCTTCCACCAAACGCGACACATGTTAGCACAAGAGTTGCAGGAACACT CTTTGCTTACTCCATTTTAATTGGCAGAGGCTATTTGGCTCCTGAATATGCTATTCGAGGACAAGTGACACGCAAATCAGATGTTTACAGTTTTGGCGTTCTCCTTCTAGAAATTGTTAGTGGGAGATCAAACAGCGATACAAGATTAGCATATGAAGATCAGATACTCCTTGAAAAG TTCCCAGAGATCACCAATGGGGTTCTCCTCTTGCAGACATGGATGTATTATGAGCAGGGGATTTTGGAGAAAATCATAGACAGATCTTTGGGCAGCGACTTGGATGTTGCACAAGCTTGCAGATTCCTGAAAGTCGGGCTGTTGTGTACACAAGACGTCACGAGATACCGGCCTGACATGTCAAAGGTCATCGCCTTGCTTACAGGCGAAACGGATGTCGAGTCAGAGAGGATCAGCAAGCCCGCTATAATCAGTGACTTCATGGATCTCAAGATCAGGAGCATGAGGAAAGCGAATGACGTAGCTACGTCCTCAACATTCCCGTCCTCTCTCATGGCACATTCTTCGCCTATGCTGTCGAATGAGACGACACAAGCCTCCATGACATCCACTGGGATATCGGATCGTGAGTGA
- the LOC136475789 gene encoding cold-responsive protein kinase 1-like isoform X6 yields the protein MESRQGVREFLNELMAISGISHDNLVKLYGYCVEGDQRILVYNHLENNSLAQTLLGSRHSNIQFNWETRVNICLGIARGLEYLHHGVSPHIVHRDIKASNILLDRDLTPKISDFGLAKLLPPNATHVSTRVAGTLFAYSILIGRGYLAPEYAIRGQVTRKSDVYSFGVLLLEIVSGRSNSDTRLAYEDQILLEKFPEITNGVLLLQTWMYYEQGILEKIIDRSLGSDLDVAQACRFLKVGLLCTQDVTRYRPDMSKVIALLTGETDVESERISKPAIISDFMDLKIRSMRKANDVATSSTFPSSLMAHSSPMLSNETTQASMTSTGISDRE from the exons ATGGAGTCAAGACAAGGAGTAAGGGAGTTTCTGAATGAGCTCATGGCAATTTCCGGCATCTCACATGATAATCTTGTGAAACTTTATGGGTATTGTGTGGAAGGAGACCAAAGAATCCTTGTTTACAACCATCTTGAAAATAATAGCCTTGCACAGACACTTCTAG GCTCACGCCACAGCAATATCCAGTTCAATTGGGAAACTCGAGTAAATATTTGTCTTGGCATTGCACGGGGATTAGAATACCTCCATCATGGTGTCAGTCCCCACATTGTTCATCGAGACATTAAAGCAAGCAATATACTTCTTGATAGGGATCTTACCCCAAAAATCTCTGATTTTGGTCTAGCAAAGCTTCTTCCACCAAACGCGACACATGTTAGCACAAGAGTTGCAGGAACACT CTTTGCTTACTCCATTTTAATTGGCAGAGGCTATTTGGCTCCTGAATATGCTATTCGAGGACAAGTGACACGCAAATCAGATGTTTACAGTTTTGGCGTTCTCCTTCTAGAAATTGTTAGTGGGAGATCAAACAGCGATACAAGATTAGCATATGAAGATCAGATACTCCTTGAAAAG TTCCCAGAGATCACCAATGGGGTTCTCCTCTTGCAGACATGGATGTATTATGAGCAGGGGATTTTGGAGAAAATCATAGACAGATCTTTGGGCAGCGACTTGGATGTTGCACAAGCTTGCAGATTCCTGAAAGTCGGGCTGTTGTGTACACAAGACGTCACGAGATACCGGCCTGACATGTCAAAGGTCATCGCCTTGCTTACAGGCGAAACGGATGTCGAGTCAGAGAGGATCAGCAAGCCCGCTATAATCAGTGACTTCATGGATCTCAAGATCAGGAGCATGAGGAAAGCGAATGACGTAGCTACGTCCTCAACATTCCCGTCCTCTCTCATGGCACATTCTTCGCCTATGCTGTCGAATGAGACGACACAAGCCTCCATGACATCCACTGGGATATCGGATCGTGAGTGA